From one Dermacentor variabilis isolate Ectoservices chromosome 3, ASM5094787v1, whole genome shotgun sequence genomic stretch:
- the LOC142573880 gene encoding uncharacterized protein LOC142573880: MQQAQRRGRFLLLRRGCDVRLYPTLQGYHCPMCGVPGTLEHLTLECPWHLDKDALPSPRVCCNARESEYLIETWEAKLVSEDLEQQRRLVARAKEAAKARGFLE; encoded by the exons atgcagcaagcacagaggcgaggaagatttctgctactgcgccggggctgcgatgttcg ACTGTACCCAACGCTACAAGGttaccactgcccaatgtgcggcgtTCCGGGCACCTTAGAGCACCTGACCCTcgaatgtccatggcatctagacaaagaTGCATTGCCTTCACCGAGAGTCTGTTGCAACGCCAGAGAAAGCGAATacctcatagaaacgtgggaggccaagctcgtctccgaggacctggaacaacaacgacgtctcgtcgccagggccaaggaagcagcgaaggccagaggattcctggaatga